One part of the Loxodonta africana isolate mLoxAfr1 chromosome 13, mLoxAfr1.hap2, whole genome shotgun sequence genome encodes these proteins:
- the CIB2 gene encoding calcium and integrin-binding family member 2, with product MGNKQTVFTEEQLDSYQDCSFFNKKDILKLHARFYELAPNLVPMDYRKSPIVHVPMSLIIQMPELRENPFKERIVEAFSEDGEGNLTFNDFVDMFSVLCESAPRDLKANYAFKIYDFNTDNFICKEDLEMTLARLTKSELDEEEVVLVCDKVIEEADLDGDGKLGFADFEDMIAKAPDFLSTFHVRI from the exons GACTGCAGCTTCTTCAATAAGAAGGACATCCTCAA GCTCCACGCACGGTTCTATGAGCTGGCCCCCAACCTTGTCCCGATGGACTACAGGAAGAGCCCGATCGTCCACGTGCCCATGAGCCTCATCATCCAGATGCCGGAGCTCCGG GAGAATCCCTTCAAGGAAAGGATCGTGGAGGCCTTTTCTGAGGACGGCGAGGGGAACCTCACCTTCAATGACTTTGTGGACATGTTTTCCGTGCTCTGTGAGTCAGCTCCTCGTGATCTCAAGGCCAACTACGCCTTCAAGATCTACG ACTTCAACACTGACAACTTCATCTGCAAGGAGGACCTGGAGATGACACTGGCCCGGCTCACCAAGTCAGAGCTGGATGAGGAAGAGGTGGTGCTTGTGTGTGACAAGGTCATCGAGGAGGCCGACCTGGACGGCGATGGCAAGCTGGGCTTTGCTGACTTTGAGGACATGATCGCCAAGGCTCCTGACTTTCTCAG CACATTCCACGTCCGGATCTGA